From the Shewanella amazonensis SB2B genome, one window contains:
- a CDS encoding universal stress protein: protein MGHFSRVLVATDDGLHAKPALRKAVHLANQSHADLTMLRVQLPKQAGLSQWLQQLLTAPNISHQRQKHPSYPDKDIRLVLKHCHAPTLANAVLDELSQRDYDLLILEHHEYSALRCEFGHTEDWQLLQQVPIPVLFVSNEPWENDGKLLTALEVDDEGERHRQFNRQLLDVSDELARLLRMELHLLTCYQAHDMNVSFENRDLNHHTWVAEQWRRLRQTAEPLSLEDKRLHLAAGLPDDMVPEAARQWHSNLVVMGASEHTSMLSTLKGRASEQLLNQLKCDVLALKPQQSQLH from the coding sequence ATGGGTCATTTTTCACGGGTCCTCGTCGCTACCGACGATGGGCTACATGCCAAGCCTGCGTTGCGAAAGGCGGTTCACTTAGCGAATCAAAGCCATGCAGATCTCACTATGTTAAGGGTTCAGCTCCCAAAGCAGGCAGGGCTTAGTCAGTGGTTACAGCAATTACTGACGGCCCCAAACATCAGTCATCAACGCCAAAAACACCCCAGCTATCCGGACAAAGACATACGTCTGGTGCTTAAACATTGTCATGCCCCAACACTCGCCAATGCCGTACTCGATGAGCTCAGCCAACGTGATTACGATTTACTGATCCTGGAGCATCACGAGTATTCAGCCCTGCGCTGCGAATTCGGCCATACCGAAGATTGGCAGCTGTTGCAGCAGGTACCCATTCCCGTGCTTTTTGTCAGTAACGAACCCTGGGAAAACGATGGCAAACTACTGACCGCGTTGGAAGTGGATGATGAAGGCGAACGCCATCGTCAATTTAATCGGCAGTTGCTTGATGTGTCCGATGAACTGGCACGCTTGCTGCGAATGGAGCTGCATCTGCTGACCTGTTATCAGGCTCACGATATGAATGTGTCCTTTGAGAACAGAGACTTGAACCATCACACCTGGGTTGCTGAGCAATGGCGCCGCCTGCGCCAAACTGCCGAGCCCCTGTCACTGGAAGACAAACGCCTGCATCTGGCTGCGGGCTTGCCCGACGACATGGTGCCCGAAGCCGCACGTCAGTGGCACAGCAACCTGGTTGTGATGGGTGCCAGCGAGCACACCAGCATGCTGAGCACCCTGAAAGGCCGGGCATCGGAGCAATTGCTCAATCAGCTTAAATGCGATGTGCTGGCACTCAAACCCCAACAATCACAACTCCATTAA